Proteins from a genomic interval of Euleptes europaea isolate rEulEur1 chromosome 16, rEulEur1.hap1, whole genome shotgun sequence:
- the AMELX gene encoding amelogenin, X isoform, with amino-acid sequence MKRWTLLMCLFSAVFSLPIPHAQHPGYINFSYEVMTPLKWYQSLIGHQYPRYGYGPMGDWMHHHAGPTLSHHSTYPSFHALPHQIHPSQQHLQPPFNTPAGNSPLGHMPGPNTMPHFLPGVPGQNPLSPHAGEHPVHHQPPGNPIQPMQPGNPSQPVYPGHPVHPMPPVIHDAPLEPWPGTDKTKQEEVVTKQYYNYFTW; translated from the exons atgaagcgCTGGACTTTGCTTATGTGCCTCTTCAGTGCTGTATTTTCTCTTCCA aTACCCCATGCACAACACCCTGGCTATATCAATTTCAGTTATGAG GTAATGACACCTTTAAAATGGTACCAGAGCCTCATTGGACACCAG TACCCACGATATGGCTATGGACCTATGGGAGACTGGATGCATCATCATGCAGGGCCAACGTTGTCTCATCACTCTACTTATCCAAGCTTCCATGCACTGCCCCACCAAATACATCCCTCACAGCAACACTTGCAACCACCTTTCAATACACCAGCTGGGAACAGCCCTTTGGGTCACATGCCTGGACCAAACACAATGCCACACTTCCTTCCAGGAGTACCAGGTCAAAACCCACTTTCACCACATGCAGGAGAACATCCTGTGCACCACCAGCCACCTGGGAATCCAATCCAGCCAATGCAGCCTGGCAATCCAAGCCAACCAGTGTACCCTGGGCACCCTGTGCACCCAATGCCACCAGTGATACACGATGCTCCTCTTGAACCATGGCCAGGAACAGACAAGACCAAGCAAGAGGAAGTGGTAACTAAGCAATATTACAACTATTTTACATGGTAG